A genomic window from Sorex araneus isolate mSorAra2 chromosome 2, mSorAra2.pri, whole genome shotgun sequence includes:
- the ID4 gene encoding DNA-binding protein inhibitor ID-4: MKAVSPVRPSGRKAPSGCGGGELALRCLAEHGHSLGGSAAAAAAAAAARCKAAEAAADEPALCLQCDMNDCYSRLRRLVPTIPPNKKVSKVEILQHVIDYILDLQLALETHPALLRQPPPPAPPHHPAGTCPAAPPRTPLTALNTDPAGAVNKQGDSILCR, from the exons ATGAAGGCGGTGAGCCCCGTGCGCCCCTCGGGCCGCAAGGCGCCGTCGGGGTGCGGCGGCGGGGAGCTGGCGCTGCGCTGCCTGGCCGAGCACGGCCACAGCCTGGGCGgctcggcggccgcggcggcggcggcggcggcggcgcgctgCAAGGCGGCCGAGGCGGCGGCCGACGAGCCGGCGCTGTGCCTGCAGTGCGATATGAACGACTGCTACAGCCGCCTGCGGAGGCTCGTGCCCACCATCCCGCCCAACAAGAAAGTCAGCAAAGTGGAGATCCTGCAGCACGTTATCGACTACATCCTGGACCTGCAGCTGGCGCTGGAGACGCACCCGGCTCTGCTGAGacagccgccgccgcccgcgccacCGCACCACCCTGCCGGGACCTGTCCGGCCGCGCCGCCGCGGACCCCGCTCACGGCGCTCAACACCGACCCG GCCGGCGCGGTGAACAAGCAGGGCGACAGCATTCTGTGCCGCTGA